The following are encoded together in the Pseudomonas xantholysinigenes genome:
- the rlmB gene encoding 23S rRNA (guanosine(2251)-2'-O)-methyltransferase RlmB translates to MSQLEKIYGVHAVQALLQHHPKRVKQIWLSEGRSEPRIQALLELAAQNRVQVGQAERRELDAWVEGVHQGVVAEVSPSQVWGELMLEELLERTETPPLILVLDGVTDPHNLGACLRTADAAGATAVVVPKDKSATLTPVVRKVACGAAEVIPLVAVTNLARTLEKLQQRGLWVVGTAGEAEQEVYQQDLTGPLVMIMGAEGKGMRRLTREHCDFLVKLPMAGSVSSLNVSVATGVCLFEAVRQRGLRP, encoded by the coding sequence ATGAGTCAGCTGGAAAAGATCTACGGCGTGCACGCCGTCCAGGCGCTGCTGCAGCATCACCCCAAGCGGGTCAAGCAGATCTGGCTCTCCGAAGGGCGTAGCGAGCCGCGTATCCAGGCCCTGCTGGAGCTGGCCGCGCAGAACCGCGTGCAGGTCGGCCAGGCCGAGCGCCGCGAGCTCGATGCCTGGGTCGAGGGCGTGCACCAGGGCGTGGTCGCCGAGGTGAGCCCGAGTCAGGTGTGGGGCGAGTTGATGCTCGAAGAGTTGCTCGAGCGCACCGAAACGCCGCCGCTGATCCTGGTGCTCGATGGCGTCACCGACCCGCACAACCTCGGTGCCTGCCTGCGTACCGCCGATGCCGCCGGTGCCACGGCGGTGGTGGTGCCCAAGGACAAGTCGGCGACCCTCACGCCGGTCGTGCGCAAGGTGGCGTGCGGCGCCGCAGAGGTGATTCCTCTGGTGGCCGTGACCAACCTGGCTCGCACCCTGGAGAAACTCCAGCAGCGTGGGCTGTGGGTGGTGGGTACCGCTGGCGAGGCCGAGCAGGAGGTCTACCAGCAGGACCTGACCGGTCCGCTGGTGATGATCATGGGCGCCGAGGGCAAGGGCATGCGCCGCTTGACCCGCGAGCACTGCGATTTCCTGGTCAAACTGCCGATGGCGGGCAGCGTCAGCAGCCTGAATGTCTCGGTGGCGACCGGGGTTTGCTTGTTCGAGGCCGTAAGGCAGCGCGGCCTTCGGCCTTAA
- the rnr gene encoding ribonuclease R, with the protein MADWQSLDPEAAREAEKYDNPIPSRELILQRLADRGEPAAREQLAEEFGLYEEDQIEALRRRLRAMERDGQLIYTRRGTYAPVDKLDLICGRVSGHRDGFGFLIPDDGSEDLFLSPAQMRLVFDGDRGLARVSGVDRRGRREGVLVEVISRAHESVVGRYFEEGGIGYVTPDNPKIQQEVLVTAGRNGGAKIGQFVSIKITHWPTPRFQPQGDVVEVIGNYMAPGMEIDIALRSYDIPHVWPQDVIKEARKFRSEVEEKDKEKRIDLRHLPFVTIDGEDARDFDDAVYCEPLGKLRLFSGGWRLYVAIADVSSYVRLGSALDVEAQQRGNSVYFPERVIPMLPEELSNGLCSLNPHVDRLAMVCEMTMNKAGQMVDYQFYEGVIHSHARLTYNKVSSMLEHARTREGKALREEYKEVLPDLKNLYNLYKVLVDARHTRGAIDFETQETRIIFGDDRKIDEIRPTVRNDAHKLIEECMLAANVATAEFLQKHNVPALYRVHDGPPPERLEKLRAFLGELGLTLHKGKDPSPKDYQALLASIAGRPDFHLIQTVMLRSLSQAVYSVENNGHFGLNYEAYTHFTSPIRRYPDLLVHRAIRSVIRSKVDTPHVKRAGAMSIPKARIYPYDENSLEQMGEQCSMTERRADEATRDVVNWLKCEYMRDRVGETFPGVITAVTGFGLFIELTDIYVEGLVHVSALPGDYYHFDPVHHRLSGERSGRSFRLGDTVEVKVMRVDLEQRKIDFEMSEATVNAPVGRKPAASGKTAAGMAAPEPAPAPEAKISPKPRSRKSETAEAYFPKDAVQRNAEVRKSREMKKALMGEARHAGSKPEKGAKASGKTKHRKGPSKSGAPRKGKSKS; encoded by the coding sequence ATGGCCGATTGGCAATCCCTCGATCCCGAGGCCGCTCGCGAAGCGGAAAAATACGACAATCCTATTCCCAGCCGTGAGCTGATCCTGCAGCGTCTCGCCGACCGTGGCGAGCCGGCCGCGCGCGAACAGTTGGCGGAAGAATTCGGTCTTTATGAAGAAGACCAGATCGAAGCCCTGCGTCGGCGCCTGCGTGCCATGGAGCGCGATGGCCAGCTTATCTATACCCGGCGCGGCACTTATGCCCCGGTGGACAAGCTCGACCTGATTTGTGGTCGTGTGTCCGGCCACCGCGACGGCTTCGGCTTCCTGATCCCTGACGACGGCAGCGAGGACCTGTTCCTCAGCCCGGCACAGATGCGCCTGGTGTTCGATGGCGACCGTGGCCTGGCCCGGGTCTCCGGCGTCGACCGCCGTGGCCGCCGTGAAGGCGTGCTGGTGGAAGTCATCTCCCGTGCCCATGAAAGCGTGGTCGGCCGCTACTTCGAGGAAGGCGGCATTGGCTACGTGACTCCGGACAACCCGAAGATCCAGCAGGAAGTGCTGGTCACCGCCGGGCGCAACGGTGGCGCGAAGATCGGCCAGTTCGTCTCGATCAAGATCACCCACTGGCCCACCCCGCGCTTCCAGCCCCAGGGTGACGTGGTCGAGGTGATCGGCAACTACATGGCGCCGGGCATGGAGATCGACATCGCCCTGCGCAGCTACGACATCCCGCATGTCTGGCCGCAGGATGTGATCAAGGAAGCGCGCAAGTTCCGCTCCGAAGTCGAAGAGAAGGACAAGGAAAAGCGCATCGACCTGCGCCACCTGCCGTTCGTCACCATCGACGGCGAGGACGCTCGCGACTTCGACGACGCCGTCTACTGCGAACCGCTGGGCAAGCTGCGCCTGTTCTCCGGCGGCTGGCGCCTGTATGTGGCGATCGCCGACGTGTCCAGCTACGTGCGCCTGGGCTCGGCCCTGGACGTCGAGGCCCAGCAGCGCGGCAACTCGGTGTACTTCCCTGAGCGGGTGATCCCGATGTTGCCCGAGGAGCTGTCCAACGGCCTGTGCTCGCTGAACCCGCATGTCGATCGCCTGGCCATGGTCTGCGAAATGACCATGAACAAGGCCGGCCAGATGGTCGACTACCAGTTCTACGAGGGTGTCATCCACTCCCACGCGCGCCTGACCTACAACAAGGTCAGCAGCATGCTCGAGCATGCCCGTACCCGTGAAGGCAAGGCGCTGCGCGAGGAGTACAAGGAGGTCCTGCCGGACCTGAAGAACCTGTACAACCTGTACAAGGTGCTGGTCGATGCTCGTCACACCCGTGGCGCGATCGATTTCGAAACCCAGGAAACCCGGATCATCTTCGGCGATGACCGCAAGATCGACGAAATTCGTCCGACTGTGCGCAACGACGCCCACAAGCTGATCGAGGAATGCATGCTGGCGGCCAACGTCGCCACCGCCGAGTTCCTGCAGAAGCACAACGTGCCGGCGCTGTACCGCGTGCACGATGGCCCACCGCCGGAGCGCCTGGAAAAGCTGCGCGCCTTCCTCGGCGAGCTGGGCCTGACCCTGCACAAGGGCAAGGACCCGTCGCCCAAGGACTACCAGGCCCTGCTGGCGAGCATCGCCGGGCGCCCGGACTTCCACCTGATCCAGACCGTCATGCTGCGTTCGCTGAGCCAGGCGGTGTACAGCGTCGAGAACAACGGCCACTTCGGCCTGAACTACGAGGCCTACACCCACTTCACCTCGCCGATCCGCCGTTACCCGGACCTGCTGGTGCACCGTGCCATCCGTAGCGTGATCCGCTCCAAGGTCGACACCCCGCACGTCAAGCGTGCCGGTGCCATGAGCATTCCCAAGGCGCGTATCTACCCCTACGACGAGAACAGCCTCGAGCAGATGGGCGAGCAGTGCTCGATGACCGAGCGCCGCGCCGATGAGGCCACCCGCGACGTGGTCAACTGGCTCAAGTGCGAATACATGCGCGACCGCGTCGGCGAGACCTTCCCTGGTGTGATCACCGCGGTGACCGGTTTTGGCCTGTTCATCGAGCTGACCGATATCTATGTCGAAGGCCTGGTGCATGTCAGCGCCTTGCCGGGCGACTACTACCACTTCGACCCGGTGCACCACCGCCTGTCGGGTGAGCGCAGTGGCCGCAGCTTCCGCCTGGGCGACACGGTGGAAGTCAAGGTCATGCGCGTCGACCTCGAGCAGCGCAAGATCGATTTCGAGATGTCCGAGGCTACCGTCAACGCGCCGGTCGGCCGCAAGCCTGCCGCCTCAGGTAAAACCGCGGCCGGTATGGCCGCGCCCGAGCCTGCTCCTGCGCCCGAGGCGAAGATCTCGCCCAAGCCGCGCAGCCGCAAGAGCGAGACCGCCGAGGCGTACTTCCCGAAAGACGCCGTGCAGCGCAACGCCGAAGTGCGCAAGAGTCGCGAAATGAAAAAAGCCCTGATGGGCGAGGCGCGCCACGCCGGCAGCAAACCGGAGAAAGGCGCCAAGGCGTCGGGCAAGACCAAGCATCGCAAGGGGCCGTCGAAGTCCGGCGCGCCACGTAAGGGCAAGAGCAAGTCATGA
- a CDS encoding extracellular solute-binding protein produces the protein MTIRPQPLMRTLAAALLSLVIGAPAALADSPVTLTMYNGQHKEIGDAIAKAYEAKTGIHINIRKGSSNQLASQIIEEGQRSPADIIYTEESPPLNNLGELGLLAKIDDATANMMPKEYVGANGTWMGITARTRIVVFNPKKIDEKDLPTTVMDFANPEWDGRVGYVPTSGAFQEQAVAILKMHGREATEEWLTGLKAFGKTYTNNMVALKAVEKGEVAAVLVNNYYWYALERERGELDSKLYYLADGDAGNLVTVSGAAVVKASKHPKEAQALLNWMASEEGQRVITQTTAEYPLHKGMVSDRGLKPFDELRPPKISAADLGNAEEAIELEREVGLL, from the coding sequence ATGACGATCCGCCCGCAACCGCTGATGCGCACCCTGGCCGCTGCACTGCTGAGCCTGGTGATCGGCGCTCCGGCCGCCCTGGCAGACAGCCCGGTCACGCTGACGATGTACAACGGCCAGCACAAGGAAATCGGCGACGCCATCGCCAAGGCCTACGAGGCCAAGACCGGCATCCACATCAACATCCGCAAGGGCAGCAGCAACCAGCTGGCCAGCCAGATCATCGAAGAAGGCCAGCGCTCGCCGGCCGACATCATCTACACCGAGGAATCCCCGCCCCTGAACAATCTGGGCGAGCTGGGCCTGCTGGCGAAGATCGACGACGCCACCGCGAACATGATGCCCAAGGAATATGTAGGCGCCAACGGCACCTGGATGGGCATCACCGCCCGCACCCGCATCGTGGTGTTCAACCCGAAGAAGATCGACGAGAAAGACCTGCCGACCACGGTAATGGACTTCGCCAACCCCGAATGGGACGGACGCGTCGGCTATGTCCCTACCAGCGGCGCCTTCCAGGAACAGGCCGTGGCCATCCTGAAGATGCACGGGCGCGAAGCCACCGAAGAATGGCTGACCGGCCTGAAAGCCTTCGGCAAGACCTACACCAACAACATGGTTGCGCTCAAGGCCGTTGAAAAAGGCGAAGTGGCCGCGGTACTGGTGAACAACTACTACTGGTATGCCCTTGAGCGCGAGCGCGGCGAGCTGGATTCCAAGCTTTACTACCTGGCCGATGGCGATGCCGGCAACCTGGTCACCGTTTCCGGCGCCGCGGTGGTCAAGGCCAGCAAGCACCCCAAGGAAGCCCAAGCCCTGCTCAACTGGATGGCCAGTGAAGAAGGCCAGCGCGTGATCACCCAGACCACCGCCGAGTACCCGCTGCACAAGGGCATGGTCTCCGATCGCGGCCTGAAGCCGTTCGACGAACTGCGCCCGCCGAAGATCTCGGCCGCCGACCTGGGCAATGCCGAGGAGGCCATCGAGCTCGAACGTGAGGTTGGCCTGCTCTGA
- a CDS encoding ABC transporter permease: MTAALPSPALARFVPRRKRPSVWVVLPVLFLVAMSVLPLLYVGLKAWDAGWHEALRLLWRPFVWGLLRNTLLLMVGVTALCLVVGVALAWLLERSDLPGRRLWGVVLCLPFAVPSFVSSFTWVSLSSDFEGLGGAILVMALSKYPLVFLPVAATLRNLDTALEESARTLGCSRWGVFHKITLPLLWPSMLGGALLIALHMLVEFGALSILGLQTFTTAIYQQFELEFSNANAAMLSAVLLVLCLAMLWLELRVRGKARHVRIGQGVARRAQPLRLRGWMPLGQLFCLALAVLGSGIPLAMLGYWLSVGSSAAFPVAAISKALATSLSVSLGGAGFCVLLALPISFLVVRYKGRLAIWAERLPYLLHALPGLVIALTLVFFALHYVPALYQTTALLILAYALLFLPLAQSPVRTALNKASPTLEEAARTLGASSFGAFCRVTLPIIFPAMAAAFALVFLDAMKELTATLLLSPTGMTTLATEVWAHTANVEFAAAAPYAALLIVVSGLPVYLLTTRMYLNKA, encoded by the coding sequence ATGACCGCCGCCCTGCCCTCACCCGCCTTGGCCCGCTTCGTTCCAAGGCGCAAGCGCCCATCCGTCTGGGTGGTGCTGCCTGTGCTGTTCCTGGTGGCCATGAGCGTGCTGCCTTTGCTGTACGTCGGGCTCAAGGCCTGGGATGCCGGCTGGCACGAGGCACTGCGCCTGCTCTGGCGCCCGTTCGTCTGGGGCCTGCTGCGCAACACCTTGCTGCTGATGGTCGGCGTCACCGCGCTGTGCCTGGTGGTCGGCGTGGCCCTGGCCTGGCTGCTGGAGCGCAGCGACCTGCCGGGCCGACGCCTGTGGGGCGTGGTGCTGTGCTTGCCGTTCGCCGTGCCATCGTTCGTCAGCAGCTTCACCTGGGTGTCGCTGAGCTCGGACTTCGAGGGCCTGGGCGGAGCGATCCTGGTGATGGCGCTTTCCAAGTACCCCTTGGTGTTCCTGCCGGTGGCCGCGACCCTGCGCAACCTCGACACCGCGCTGGAAGAGTCTGCGCGCACCTTGGGCTGCAGCCGCTGGGGCGTATTCCACAAGATCACCCTACCGCTGCTGTGGCCATCGATGCTCGGCGGCGCGCTGCTGATCGCCCTGCACATGCTGGTGGAGTTCGGCGCACTGTCGATCCTCGGCTTGCAGACCTTCACCACGGCGATCTACCAGCAATTCGAGCTGGAGTTCAGCAATGCCAACGCGGCCATGCTCTCGGCGGTACTGCTGGTGCTGTGCCTGGCGATGTTGTGGCTGGAGCTGCGAGTACGCGGCAAGGCGCGCCATGTGCGTATCGGCCAGGGCGTGGCACGCCGCGCGCAGCCGCTGCGCCTGCGTGGCTGGATGCCGCTGGGGCAGCTGTTCTGCCTGGCCCTGGCGGTCCTGGGCAGCGGCATTCCGCTGGCAATGCTCGGCTACTGGCTGAGCGTCGGTTCGTCGGCAGCCTTCCCGGTCGCGGCCATCAGCAAGGCCCTGGCCACTTCGCTGTCGGTGTCCCTGGGCGGCGCCGGCTTCTGCGTGCTGCTGGCCCTGCCGATCAGCTTCCTGGTGGTGCGCTACAAGGGACGCCTGGCAATCTGGGCCGAACGCCTGCCATACCTACTGCACGCCCTGCCGGGGCTGGTGATTGCGCTAACCCTGGTGTTCTTCGCCCTGCACTATGTGCCGGCGCTGTACCAGACCACCGCGCTGTTGATCCTGGCCTACGCCCTGCTGTTCCTGCCACTGGCCCAGTCGCCGGTGCGCACGGCGCTGAACAAGGCCTCGCCGACTCTGGAAGAGGCGGCCCGCACCCTGGGCGCGAGCAGTTTCGGCGCGTTTTGCCGGGTCACCCTGCCGATCATCTTCCCGGCGATGGCAGCGGCGTTCGCCCTGGTGTTCCTGGATGCGATGAAGGAGCTGACCGCGACCCTGCTGCTCAGCCCCACCGGCATGACCACCTTGGCCACCGAGGTGTGGGCGCATACCGCCAACGTCGAGTTCGCGGCGGCGGCGCCTTATGCGGCTTTGCTGATCGTGGTGTCGGGGCTGCCGGTGTATCTGCTGACTACGCGGATGTATCTGAACAAGGCGTGA